One genomic segment of Litorilinea aerophila includes these proteins:
- a CDS encoding PLP-dependent cysteine synthase family protein produces the protein MNVAIVPGPTYSEMQNPLLLPPALRAAANQARQDELNPLNLFNINWKQTGDAVDRIVLPRELTGVRANIIVLRGRSFPSGSMKVGPAYATLAEEEALNGLRPGQKTVIGPSTGNFGIGTAYVSQLKGYRAVVVMPDNMSKERYERIRKYGGDLDLTPGTESDVILTLERTHSEYVSKPDRYVVLAQFELLPNYRFHRHVTGDAVVKAARDLGNGRVAAFVSAPGSAGTLAAGDYVKSLWPDSKVVALEPRECSTLYDGGQGQHRIEGIGDKMVTLIHNVFNTDLLMLVHDEDTVRGMEVIQSGTRVLVERLGVPEEAARGLVDQFGPSGICNIIGAIKTARYLDLGPQENVVTIATDGYDRYPSVQEALYARNGGKPDDDQLELWAKAAFLGASLGEIVDLNRPGQHARLQEMKEALWTRFGYEPDYIRRMASQEFWDEEYQKIREIDPLIAQVRGALPAVDR, from the coding sequence TGTCCCCGGGCCGACCTACAGCGAAATGCAGAACCCGCTGCTCCTGCCGCCGGCGCTGCGGGCTGCAGCCAACCAGGCCCGGCAGGATGAGCTCAACCCCCTCAACCTCTTCAACATCAACTGGAAGCAGACCGGAGATGCCGTGGACCGCATCGTCCTGCCCCGGGAGCTGACCGGCGTGCGGGCCAACATCATCGTCCTGCGGGGTCGCTCCTTCCCCAGCGGCAGCATGAAGGTGGGACCGGCCTACGCCACCCTGGCCGAGGAGGAGGCCCTGAACGGCTTGCGCCCGGGCCAGAAGACAGTCATCGGCCCCAGCACGGGCAACTTCGGCATCGGCACCGCGTATGTGAGCCAGCTCAAGGGCTACCGGGCGGTGGTGGTCATGCCGGACAACATGAGCAAGGAGCGCTACGAGCGCATCCGCAAGTACGGCGGCGACCTGGACCTGACCCCCGGCACTGAGTCGGATGTGATCCTGACCCTGGAGCGGACCCACAGCGAGTACGTGAGCAAGCCGGATCGGTACGTGGTCCTGGCCCAGTTCGAGCTTCTGCCCAACTATCGCTTCCACCGCCACGTCACCGGCGATGCCGTGGTGAAAGCTGCCCGGGACCTGGGCAACGGCCGGGTGGCCGCTTTCGTCAGCGCACCGGGCAGCGCGGGCACCCTGGCCGCCGGCGACTACGTCAAAAGCCTGTGGCCGGACAGCAAAGTGGTGGCCCTGGAGCCCCGGGAGTGCAGCACCCTCTACGACGGTGGCCAGGGGCAGCACCGCATCGAGGGCATCGGCGATAAGATGGTCACCCTGATCCACAACGTCTTCAACACCGACCTGCTCATGCTGGTCCACGATGAAGACACCGTGCGGGGCATGGAGGTCATCCAGTCCGGTACCCGGGTGCTGGTGGAGCGGCTGGGCGTGCCCGAGGAGGCAGCCCGCGGCCTGGTGGATCAATTTGGCCCCAGCGGCATCTGCAACATCATTGGCGCCATCAAGACGGCCCGCTACCTGGATCTGGGGCCCCAGGAGAACGTGGTCACCATCGCCACCGACGGCTATGACCGCTATCCCTCGGTGCAGGAAGCCCTCTACGCCCGCAACGGCGGCAAGCCCGACGACGACCAGCTGGAGCTGTGGGCCAAGGCAGCGTTCCTGGGTGCCAGCCTGGGTGAGATCGTGGACCTCAACCGACCGGGTCAGCATGCCCGCCTCCAGGAGATGAAGGAAGCCCTCTGGACCCGCTTCGGCTACGAGCCGGACTACATCCGCCGCATGGCCAGCCAGGAATTCTGGGACGAGGAGTATCAAAAGATCCGGGAGATCGACCCCCTCATCGCCCAGGTGCGGGGGGCGCTGCCGGCGGTGGACCGCTGA
- a CDS encoding TIGR03560 family F420-dependent LLM class oxidoreductase, with protein MDVAIMLEGQNGLNWTRFQRIARAVEELGFAGLYRSDHFTNPQPPDLDSLELWVSLTWLASHTSRIQFGPLVSPVSFRHPVFTARMAKDVDDLSSGRLTLGVGAGWQEREHANFGFDLLDMPARFARFEEGLEVITRLLRSDQPVSFQGDFYRLQDAILLPRPQRPGGPPLLIGGNGRQRTLPLVARYADEWNGVFLTAERYAALNRELDHLLEAQGRRPESVRRSLMTGLFFGRDDRELARVLDGRPADELRAQGRVVGTPQAVVDQLGALAEAGAQRVMLQWLDLDNLDGLEALAQAVL; from the coding sequence ATGGATGTTGCCATCATGTTGGAAGGCCAGAACGGCCTGAACTGGACCCGTTTTCAGCGCATCGCCCGCGCTGTGGAGGAGTTGGGTTTTGCCGGCCTCTACCGTTCCGACCACTTCACCAATCCCCAGCCGCCGGATCTGGATTCCCTGGAACTGTGGGTTTCCCTGACCTGGCTGGCCAGCCACACCTCCCGCATCCAGTTCGGCCCCCTGGTGTCGCCCGTTTCATTCCGGCATCCGGTCTTCACGGCGCGCATGGCCAAAGATGTGGACGACCTCTCGAGCGGGCGTCTCACCCTGGGCGTCGGGGCCGGCTGGCAGGAGCGGGAACATGCCAACTTCGGCTTCGATCTGTTGGATATGCCGGCCCGTTTCGCCCGCTTTGAAGAGGGACTGGAGGTGATCACTCGCCTGCTGCGCAGCGACCAGCCGGTGAGCTTCCAGGGCGATTTTTACCGGCTCCAGGATGCCATCCTCCTGCCCCGGCCCCAACGGCCCGGCGGGCCGCCCCTGCTCATTGGCGGCAACGGCCGGCAGCGAACGCTCCCCCTGGTGGCCCGCTACGCGGATGAGTGGAACGGCGTCTTCCTGACGGCGGAGCGCTATGCCGCCCTCAACCGGGAGTTGGACCACCTGCTGGAAGCCCAGGGGCGCCGCCCTGAAAGCGTGCGCCGCTCCCTGATGACCGGCCTCTTCTTCGGCCGGGACGACCGGGAGTTGGCCCGGGTCCTGGATGGCCGCCCGGCGGACGAGCTGCGGGCCCAGGGCCGGGTGGTGGGCACGCCCCAGGCCGTGGTGGATCAGTTGGGCGCCCTGGCCGAAGCCGGCGCCCAGCGGGTGATGCTCCAATGGCTGGACCTGGACAACCTGGACGGGCTGGAAGCCCTGGCCCAGGCGGTCCTTTGA
- a CDS encoding universal stress protein: MYHTILVPLDGSKRAEMILPHVEAMAHAFQSKVIFLQVIEPAASLVTPYDMVPYYDAELAEQWVNEARTYLTGLEGEFREKKIEAQAVVEQGPVVRTILDVAEREQVDLIAMASHGRTGLARVFYGSIAAGVLNQADRPLLLIRSQSDN; the protein is encoded by the coding sequence ATGTATCACACCATCCTCGTCCCACTGGACGGCTCCAAGCGCGCAGAGATGATTCTGCCCCATGTGGAGGCCATGGCCCACGCCTTCCAGTCGAAGGTGATTTTCCTGCAGGTGATCGAACCGGCCGCGTCCCTGGTGACGCCCTACGACATGGTACCCTACTACGACGCCGAGCTGGCCGAACAGTGGGTGAATGAAGCCCGAACCTACCTGACCGGCCTGGAAGGGGAGTTCCGCGAGAAGAAGATCGAAGCCCAGGCGGTGGTGGAGCAGGGCCCGGTGGTGCGCACCATCCTGGACGTGGCCGAGCGAGAGCAGGTGGACCTGATCGCCATGGCCAGCCACGGTCGCACCGGCCTGGCCCGGGTCTTCTACGGCAGCATCGCCGCTGGCGTCCTGAATCAGGCGGACCGGCCTCTGCTCCTCATTCGCTCCCAGAGCGATAACTGA
- a CDS encoding phage holin family protein — protein MLTHFIVTWLVTAVSLLILSKLPLGIEIDDFGTALVSALVLGLLNAFVRPVLAFFTFPITVLTLGLFTFVLNAIIFWLAAALVDGFRLRGGWLAALIGPIALGLLNGLLLALIR, from the coding sequence ATGCTCACCCATTTTATCGTGACCTGGTTGGTGACGGCGGTCAGCCTGTTGATTTTGTCCAAGTTGCCGCTGGGAATTGAGATCGACGACTTCGGCACGGCTCTGGTCTCGGCGTTGGTGTTGGGGCTGCTGAACGCCTTCGTGCGGCCTGTGCTGGCCTTCTTCACCTTTCCCATCACTGTGTTGACCCTGGGACTTTTCACCTTCGTCCTAAATGCCATCATCTTTTGGCTGGCCGCGGCCCTGGTGGACGGCTTCCGCCTGCGGGGAGGATGGCTGGCCGCGCTGATCGGGCCGATTGCCCTGGGCCTCCTCAATGGGCTGTTGCTGGCTCTGATTCGCTGA
- a CDS encoding PA14 domain-containing protein, which yields MKRPAHPPFNLIPSVSPIARLPGRAGWLLLAVAVLLLAGCTVRPIVAEEPAPQPPSERVPAIAVAPVSGPPGTTVFVSGAGWEPNEVVYVNLQDEQEGEPVEATVAIVTSDGEGRFNASFLYPLDERWAAPGEVNLLAYSLQTGKRATATFTVTEGTAAPATGTPTATSPTATSTVSAPAQAPGYRATPTPTTVQAGASDVARVVSYALNVRMGPSTAYPVVRAVSRGTPLRVLGQNASGSWLWVRLPDGTEGWVARAYTDYRADAPVVPTPTPPAVTATPTPTPTRPPVITGWRGEYYRNQNLAGAPFLIRDDAEINFDWGYGSPAAGIPADFFSVRWVRSLSLPAGTYRFYAEADDGIRVWVDGQLLIDEWHAASGRTYTADIQLSGDSHFIRVEFYEAQQLARARVWWEQQGDFPDWRGEYFDNRYLSGSPRFVRNDPTLDFNWGRSAPASGFPADQFSVRWTRSVYFDSGNYRFRIWVDDGMRVYLDGNLIIDEWRDGSEREVARDLWIDAGWHTVRVEYYENMGDARAKIAWERISEPSDFPDWKGEYWPNRGLDGSPAVVRNDREIDFNWGTGSPDSRIPSDNFSARWTRRITFEAGRYRFYARADDGVRVYVDDNRIINEWHDSRGDELYTADVNLDGRHRIKVEYYERTGGARVEVWYERLSETATPTPTPTATPTPSPTPRAVSPYADVVPAVGGAGTEVTVTGGGFPANVTVNAYLGGVVSASDLRGTSAQIYATTVTDRRGNFAMRFTMPAQWPDGTPIEPGRLVVIVATSDLSLGASASFTYRAPTPTVAPNPYASLSPSSGGPGTVVTVSGGGFPANTRVNAHLAGLVGASALAETQPHVYATARTDGNGNFQLSFAMPSQWPDGSPIESGKLVVLVATADFSARASADFDYFVVAPNPSINLAPASGGAGTTVTVSGDGFPANTTVSVYLGTLDSQIGRGSNAQRYAVSTTDRQGRYSMSFTMPSHWPDGSPITSEELAVVVAVDDFSVQVGAIFRYTVPAPPPPTPTPTPTPTPTTTPVPPPTATPNAYADVNPASGGAGTQVTVSGSGFPANTTVSVFLARFDSSGAPLAQSERYATTVTDRFGNFGMSFAMPSQWPDGSPIASGPILVIVATNDFGVQASAVFEYQAAVSGASVEGAVTATSPPPEATAAQPDNPPTSSEGTSNEVPSDDVMTSTPTATPEPPTPTATPVPPTATFTPTPTETPTPVPPTATPEPPTPTATPVPPTATFTPTPTETPTPAPPTATPEPPTPTATPVPPTATFTPTPTETPTPAPPTATPEPPTPTATPVPPTATPEPPTPTATATPAAEEPSTATPEAGAGDETPEVPPEGGAPTQ from the coding sequence ATGAAGAGACCTGCTCACCCACCATTCAACCTGATTCCCTCTGTTTCACCCATCGCGCGCCTGCCCGGCCGCGCTGGATGGCTGCTGCTGGCGGTGGCCGTGCTGCTGCTGGCTGGCTGTACTGTGCGGCCCATCGTGGCCGAAGAGCCTGCGCCCCAGCCGCCGTCTGAACGGGTGCCAGCCATTGCCGTGGCACCGGTCAGCGGTCCGCCGGGAACCACCGTCTTTGTCTCCGGCGCCGGCTGGGAACCCAACGAAGTGGTCTATGTGAACCTCCAGGATGAGCAGGAGGGCGAGCCTGTGGAGGCCACCGTTGCCATCGTCACCAGCGATGGCGAGGGCCGCTTCAACGCGTCCTTCCTCTATCCCCTGGACGAGCGATGGGCGGCGCCCGGTGAAGTGAACCTCCTGGCCTATTCCCTGCAGACGGGTAAGCGAGCCACCGCGACCTTCACCGTCACCGAGGGGACGGCCGCCCCTGCCACCGGTACGCCCACCGCCACATCCCCGACGGCGACGTCTACCGTGTCGGCGCCGGCCCAGGCGCCCGGCTACCGGGCCACACCTACGCCAACTACCGTCCAGGCGGGCGCTTCCGACGTGGCCCGGGTGGTGAGCTATGCCCTGAACGTGCGCATGGGCCCCTCCACCGCCTATCCCGTGGTGCGCGCCGTCAGCCGGGGCACGCCGTTGCGGGTCCTGGGCCAGAACGCCAGCGGATCCTGGCTCTGGGTGCGCCTCCCCGACGGCACGGAAGGCTGGGTGGCCCGGGCCTATACCGACTACCGGGCGGACGCGCCCGTGGTGCCGACGCCCACACCGCCGGCCGTGACGGCGACCCCCACGCCCACGCCGACCCGTCCGCCGGTCATCACCGGCTGGCGCGGCGAGTACTACCGCAACCAGAACCTGGCCGGCGCGCCCTTCCTGATCCGGGACGACGCGGAGATCAACTTCGACTGGGGCTACGGATCGCCGGCTGCGGGCATCCCCGCCGACTTCTTCTCGGTGCGCTGGGTCCGCTCCCTGTCTCTGCCCGCAGGCACCTACCGCTTCTATGCCGAGGCAGATGACGGCATCCGCGTCTGGGTAGACGGCCAGCTCCTTATCGACGAGTGGCACGCGGCGTCTGGCCGGACCTACACCGCGGACATCCAACTGAGCGGCGACTCCCACTTCATCCGGGTGGAATTCTACGAGGCCCAGCAACTGGCCCGGGCCCGGGTCTGGTGGGAACAGCAAGGCGACTTCCCCGACTGGCGCGGGGAGTACTTCGACAACCGCTATCTGAGCGGCTCACCCCGCTTTGTGCGCAACGACCCCACCCTGGACTTCAACTGGGGCCGCTCGGCGCCGGCCTCCGGCTTCCCGGCCGACCAGTTCTCCGTCCGCTGGACCCGGAGCGTCTACTTCGATAGCGGCAACTACCGCTTCCGCATCTGGGTGGACGACGGCATGCGGGTCTACCTGGACGGCAACCTGATCATCGACGAGTGGCGGGATGGTAGCGAGCGGGAAGTGGCCCGGGATCTCTGGATCGATGCCGGCTGGCATACCGTCCGGGTGGAGTACTACGAGAACATGGGCGATGCCCGGGCCAAGATCGCCTGGGAACGCATCAGCGAGCCCAGCGACTTCCCGGATTGGAAAGGGGAGTACTGGCCTAACCGGGGCCTGGACGGCAGCCCCGCGGTGGTGCGCAATGATCGGGAGATCGACTTCAACTGGGGCACCGGCTCGCCCGATTCCCGCATCCCCAGCGACAATTTCTCGGCCCGCTGGACCCGGCGCATCACCTTCGAGGCTGGTCGCTACCGCTTCTACGCCCGGGCCGATGACGGCGTGCGGGTCTATGTGGACGACAACCGCATCATCAACGAGTGGCACGACAGCCGGGGCGACGAGCTCTACACGGCCGACGTGAACCTGGACGGCCGCCACCGCATCAAGGTGGAGTACTACGAGCGGACCGGCGGTGCCCGGGTGGAGGTCTGGTACGAGCGCCTGTCGGAGACGGCCACCCCCACCCCGACGCCCACAGCCACCCCGACGCCCAGCCCCACCCCGCGGGCCGTTAGCCCCTACGCGGATGTGGTGCCGGCCGTGGGTGGCGCTGGCACGGAGGTGACGGTGACAGGCGGTGGCTTCCCGGCCAACGTCACGGTCAACGCCTACCTGGGCGGTGTGGTGAGTGCCAGCGATCTGCGGGGCACCTCGGCCCAGATCTACGCCACCACCGTCACCGACCGGCGAGGCAACTTCGCCATGCGCTTTACCATGCCGGCCCAGTGGCCTGACGGCACGCCCATTGAGCCCGGCCGCCTGGTGGTGATCGTGGCCACCAGCGACCTGAGCCTGGGGGCCAGCGCCTCCTTCACCTACCGGGCACCCACGCCCACTGTAGCGCCCAACCCATACGCCTCCCTGTCGCCCTCATCCGGCGGCCCAGGGACGGTGGTGACGGTGAGCGGCGGCGGCTTCCCGGCCAATACCCGGGTGAATGCCCATCTGGCCGGCCTGGTGGGTGCCAGTGCCCTGGCCGAGACCCAGCCCCACGTCTACGCCACGGCCCGCACCGACGGCAACGGCAACTTCCAGCTCTCCTTCGCCATGCCGTCCCAGTGGCCGGATGGCTCGCCCATCGAGAGCGGCAAGCTGGTGGTGCTCGTGGCCACGGCCGATTTCAGCGCCCGGGCCAGCGCCGACTTCGACTACTTCGTGGTGGCGCCCAATCCGTCTATCAACCTGGCGCCTGCGTCCGGCGGCGCGGGGACCACGGTGACGGTGAGCGGTGACGGCTTCCCGGCCAACACCACCGTGAGCGTCTACCTGGGCACCCTGGACAGCCAGATCGGCCGGGGCAGCAACGCCCAGCGCTACGCAGTCAGCACCACCGACCGCCAGGGCCGGTACAGCATGTCCTTCACCATGCCCTCCCACTGGCCGGATGGCAGCCCCATCACCAGTGAAGAGCTCGCCGTGGTGGTGGCGGTGGATGATTTCAGCGTCCAGGTTGGGGCAATCTTCCGCTACACGGTGCCGGCCCCGCCGCCACCCACGCCGACCCCCACCCCAACGCCCACGCCGACCACCACGCCGGTGCCTCCGCCCACGGCCACACCCAACGCCTACGCGGACGTGAACCCGGCTTCCGGCGGTGCCGGTACCCAGGTGACGGTGAGCGGCAGCGGTTTCCCGGCTAACACCACGGTGAGCGTCTTCCTGGCCCGCTTCGATAGCAGCGGCGCGCCCCTGGCCCAGTCGGAGCGCTACGCCACCACCGTGACCGACCGCTTCGGCAACTTCGGCATGTCCTTCGCCATGCCATCCCAGTGGCCAGATGGCAGCCCCATCGCTTCGGGGCCCATCCTGGTGATTGTGGCCACCAACGATTTCGGCGTACAGGCCAGCGCAGTCTTCGAATACCAGGCCGCGGTCAGCGGCGCATCTGTGGAAGGGGCGGTGACGGCCACGTCACCGCCCCCGGAAGCCACGGCAGCACAACCGGACAATCCCCCGACATCATCGGAGGGGACTTCCAACGAGGTCCCCTCCGATGATGTTATGACATCCACACCCACGGCCACGCCCGAGCCACCCACACCGACGGCCACACCGGTTCCGCCCACGGCCACGTTCACCCCGACACCCACCGAGACGCCTACACCGGTTCCACCCACAGCCACGCCTGAGCCGCCCACACCGACAGCCACGCCGGTTCCGCCCACGGCCACGTTCACCCCGACACCCACCGAGACGCCTACACCGGCTCCACCCACAGCCACGCCTGAGCCGCCCACACCGACGGCCACACCGGTTCCGCCCACGGCCACGTTCACCCCGACACCCACCGAGACGCCTACACCGGCTCCACCCACGGCCACGCCCGAGCCACCCACACCGACGGCCACACCGGTTCCGCCCACGGCCACGCCTGAGCCGCCCACACCGACGGCCACGGCTACACCGGCAGCGGAAGAGCCGTCCACAGCCACCCCAGAGGCCGGAGCAGGCGATGAGACGCCAGAAGTACCACCCGAAGGGGGCGCCCCGACCCAGTAG
- a CDS encoding hydantoinase/oxoprolinase family protein → MRRVRIGIDVGGTFTKAVAVDALSFELIGQAVVPTTHGADEGVAAGVVAALHRLLERYTIAPEEVALVAHSTTQAVNALLEGDTATVGILGMGRGDDVLEAARRTRVDTITLAPGKVLRTLHLFIDTTHGLPPETAQAAVARLVDQGAQAIVASEAFSVEDPRHEQTVLAVAAEMGIPAVAAHQLTGAYGLEVRTVTAAINAALLPRMLETAILVEESLRRSGLHAPLMVMRGDGGLADIETMRQRPILTLFSGPSASLAGALLAGHVVFAAFLEVGGTSSNISLIRHGMPTLQHVRVMSHPTCVQALDVRVQGVAGGSMIRLGTRGPQDVGPRSAHIAGLPYACFDPRLADAGQLRIETVAPTPGDPDDYAALADGEGNRWALTLTCAANALGLVPPNAYARGDRPAAQRAFQVLGHHWGIPGEEAARRVLNRAADRVAEAILLLVREYQVPRDRLVLVGGGGGAGALVPAVAERLEAPYRLVPHAEVISSLGDALASVREVVERPRGTGENAQELARAARAAAVRAGAAPDSISVTVEQDEERGVIRAVATGHAALMAPAQAARLSPQEAQRIAAEGLGVAVERLQQVVNSDTFHVFRAPRRWLRGPRLAVVDVRGAVRTCSGNAQVLAGTPSQVLQQVTEALAGNILWRELPDVQLLVDGQWIHVSQPEATNSQLLDTLRTMLESLDEQEVIAIVGG, encoded by the coding sequence ATGAGGCGGGTGCGCATCGGCATCGACGTGGGCGGCACCTTCACCAAAGCGGTGGCGGTGGACGCCCTCAGCTTCGAGCTGATAGGGCAGGCGGTGGTGCCCACTACCCACGGCGCAGACGAAGGCGTGGCGGCCGGCGTCGTGGCTGCGCTGCACCGCCTGCTGGAACGGTACACCATTGCGCCCGAGGAGGTGGCCCTGGTGGCCCACAGCACCACCCAGGCAGTCAACGCCCTGCTGGAAGGGGATACAGCCACGGTGGGCATTCTGGGCATGGGCCGGGGGGATGACGTGCTGGAAGCAGCCCGACGAACCCGGGTCGATACCATCACCCTGGCGCCGGGCAAGGTGTTGCGTACCCTTCATCTGTTCATCGACACTACCCACGGCCTCCCCCCGGAAACGGCCCAGGCAGCCGTCGCCCGTCTGGTGGACCAGGGCGCCCAGGCCATTGTGGCCAGCGAGGCCTTCAGTGTGGAAGATCCCCGCCATGAACAGACGGTGTTGGCCGTGGCGGCAGAGATGGGCATCCCCGCGGTGGCGGCCCATCAGCTCACCGGGGCCTATGGGCTGGAGGTGCGCACGGTCACCGCGGCCATCAACGCGGCCCTGCTGCCCCGCATGTTGGAAACCGCCATCCTGGTGGAGGAGAGCCTGCGCCGCAGCGGCCTCCACGCCCCCCTGATGGTCATGCGAGGGGACGGGGGGTTGGCCGACATCGAGACCATGCGCCAGCGCCCCATCCTGACCCTCTTCTCAGGACCGTCGGCCAGCCTGGCGGGTGCGCTGCTGGCGGGACACGTGGTCTTTGCCGCCTTCCTGGAAGTAGGCGGCACCAGCAGCAACATCAGCCTGATCCGCCACGGCATGCCCACCCTGCAGCACGTGCGGGTCATGTCCCATCCCACCTGTGTGCAGGCCCTGGATGTCCGGGTGCAGGGGGTGGCCGGAGGCTCCATGATCCGCCTGGGCACGCGGGGTCCCCAGGACGTGGGTCCCCGATCTGCCCACATCGCCGGCCTGCCCTACGCCTGTTTCGACCCGCGCCTGGCGGATGCAGGGCAGCTGCGCATCGAAACGGTGGCACCCACGCCGGGCGACCCGGACGACTATGCCGCCCTGGCCGATGGGGAGGGGAACCGTTGGGCGCTGACCCTCACCTGTGCGGCCAATGCCCTGGGACTTGTGCCGCCGAATGCGTACGCCCGGGGAGATCGTCCGGCGGCCCAGCGGGCGTTCCAGGTATTGGGCCACCACTGGGGCATTCCGGGCGAGGAGGCGGCGCGCCGGGTACTGAACAGGGCCGCCGACCGGGTGGCAGAGGCCATCCTCCTCCTGGTGCGGGAATACCAGGTGCCCCGGGATCGCCTGGTGCTGGTGGGTGGTGGCGGTGGCGCCGGCGCGCTGGTTCCTGCCGTGGCGGAGCGGCTGGAGGCACCCTATCGGCTGGTCCCCCACGCGGAAGTCATCTCCTCCCTGGGGGACGCCCTGGCCTCAGTGCGGGAGGTGGTGGAGCGGCCCAGGGGTACCGGTGAAAACGCCCAGGAACTGGCCCGGGCGGCCCGGGCCGCAGCTGTGCGCGCAGGGGCTGCGCCGGACTCCATCAGCGTGACCGTGGAACAGGACGAGGAGCGAGGGGTGATCCGGGCGGTGGCCACCGGCCACGCGGCCCTGATGGCGCCGGCCCAGGCCGCCCGCCTCTCCCCCCAAGAGGCCCAACGGATTGCGGCAGAGGGCCTGGGCGTGGCCGTGGAACGCCTGCAACAGGTGGTGAACAGCGACACCTTTCACGTCTTCCGGGCGCCCCGGCGCTGGCTCCGTGGGCCCCGCCTGGCCGTGGTGGACGTCCGGGGGGCGGTCCGCACCTGCTCCGGCAACGCCCAGGTACTGGCCGGGACGCCATCCCAGGTTCTGCAGCAGGTTACCGAAGCCCTGGCGGGTAACATCCTGTGGCGGGAGCTGCCGGACGTGCAGCTGTTGGTGGACGGCCAGTGGATCCACGTCTCCCAACCGGAGGCTACCAACAGCCAGTTGCTGGACACGCTGCGCACCATGCTGGAATCCCTGGACGAGCAGGAAGTCATCGCGATTGTGGGAGGGTGA
- a CDS encoding FTR1 family iron permease, producing the protein MKNRWQQLVMLVALLLALGAGVAHAQGRPAEVGQGEVDVAAELQAIDTLLQQAMRAYRLGDYEDAYRLARSAYLDHFEAVEIPLRALDPDMTLELEYQFAEMRNQMKVGAPADEVEAPLEAIRAGLNQIDGMFSDEGFITPAVVFGAAFVIILREGIEAVLVLAALLGYLRQVPGGAAHRRSILTGVGLALAMTAATWALFRFVFQVAPVTRELLEAGVSFVAVGLLFWTTFWLSRRLDHRRWLEFLQARAWEALSQGRAPALMGLGFSAVYREGLETVLFYQVLFSLGPQTQGAVWYGLGLGLLVLAVVAWFILQSGRRLPVGTFLRGAVFMMALLSVFVVGKGVRELQEAGFLDATLIHALPRLPRALAEFTGYHPTVETLTAQALLLGIYGVSLFLERWQRTRALRMVREEVTP; encoded by the coding sequence ATGAAAAACCGGTGGCAACAGCTGGTGATGTTGGTGGCCCTTCTCCTGGCCCTGGGAGCGGGCGTGGCCCATGCCCAGGGCCGCCCGGCTGAAGTGGGCCAGGGCGAAGTGGACGTGGCGGCCGAGCTGCAGGCCATTGACACCCTTCTGCAACAGGCCATGCGGGCCTACCGCCTGGGCGATTACGAGGACGCCTACCGCCTGGCCCGTTCCGCCTATCTGGATCACTTCGAGGCGGTCGAGATCCCCCTGCGCGCCCTGGATCCGGACATGACCCTGGAGTTGGAATACCAGTTCGCCGAGATGCGCAACCAGATGAAGGTGGGTGCGCCGGCGGACGAAGTGGAAGCCCCGCTGGAGGCCATCCGGGCCGGGCTAAATCAGATCGACGGCATGTTCAGCGATGAAGGCTTCATCACGCCGGCGGTGGTCTTTGGCGCAGCCTTCGTCATCATCCTGCGGGAGGGCATCGAGGCGGTGCTGGTGCTGGCCGCGCTCCTGGGCTACCTGCGCCAGGTACCCGGCGGCGCCGCCCATCGCCGATCCATCCTCACCGGCGTCGGCCTGGCCCTGGCCATGACCGCGGCCACCTGGGCCCTCTTCCGCTTCGTCTTCCAGGTGGCGCCTGTCACCCGAGAGCTGCTGGAAGCCGGGGTCTCCTTTGTGGCCGTGGGCCTCCTCTTTTGGACCACCTTCTGGCTCTCCCGGCGACTGGACCATCGCCGCTGGCTGGAATTCCTGCAGGCCCGGGCGTGGGAGGCCCTTTCCCAGGGGCGCGCGCCTGCACTGATGGGGCTGGGGTTCAGCGCCGTCTACCGGGAAGGGCTGGAGACGGTGCTCTTCTACCAGGTACTCTTCAGCCTGGGCCCCCAGACCCAGGGTGCGGTCTGGTATGGCCTGGGGCTGGGATTGCTGGTGCTGGCCGTGGTGGCCTGGTTCATCCTCCAGTCCGGGCGCCGGCTGCCGGTGGGCACCTTCCTGCGGGGCGCGGTCTTCATGATGGCCCTGCTCTCGGTCTTTGTGGTAGGCAAAGGGGTGCGGGAACTGCAGGAGGCCGGCTTCCTGGATGCCACCCTGATCCACGCCCTGCCGCGCCTGCCCCGGGCCCTGGCCGAGTTTACCGGCTACCACCCCACCGTGGAAACCCTGACCGCCCAGGCGCTGCTGCTGGGCATCTACGGCGTCAGTCTTTTCCTGGAACGCTGGCAGCGGACCCGCGCCCTGCGAATGGTGCGGGAGGAAGTGACCCCGTGA